From Elephas maximus indicus isolate mEleMax1 chromosome 1, mEleMax1 primary haplotype, whole genome shotgun sequence, a single genomic window includes:
- the CASP8AP2 gene encoding CASP8-associated protein 2 isoform X3: MAADDDNGDGTSLFDVFSASPLNNDEGSLDIYAGLDSAVSDIASKSCVPSRNCLDLYEEILTEEGTAKEATYNDLQVEYEKCQLQMKELTRKYKEIQTQNFSLKSENQSLKKNISALIKTARVEINRKDEEINNLHQRLSEFPHFRNNHKTARTSDTIKTKDLKSRSPHLDDCSKTDPRVKSDVSRDVHHSASLPNLGKEGKSHSEKRSTSVLPPSIEKHCANGSWSRSHHQVGEGSSSEDNRREKKDTRHNQYSGGTDRTRKDSSASCGGGEPRNIEANQRLQGRPEKYGKGEPKAESKNSKFKSNTNSDYQSEHISSSWDKEMSREKSHIRVESQNDKRLERQSERSQNINRKDFKSQDKEERKVDQKPKSVVKDQDHRRRSEQTLLPHSRNEMTKSFHNSSKYHLEERRGREECKRDRNVNSHSFQDGRCSSFLSSSRAYKHIDSKEADGIHQWENAPLKAERHRTEDKRKREQESKEENRYMRNEKKTATEHLQKAFKETKKTTTDLKRQNEAKNDKREISKSEISERVNDKELAVKAESGPNETKNKDFKLSFMEKLNLTLSPAKKQPVSQDNQHKITDTPRSSGICDLPSLVQAKTVTCVPSVGEHVTEENKSKLLEPKDALPAASELRTNIPESKMEKKNSLLAKSVENSMPCDVPLCGTETFFSAPVELDQTESLFPSTEMEKTIDSAKPAPRVMDVLQTVVSQNFDLELDTKRNDGLNSCGISESMETKMNFSTKMAESSESILQPSVEGASILPAILSEDGNPKLEPSFVGTPLESKSCHMEPCLPKDTVESSLQKVELMDHRMEIGETNSVYHDDENSVLSIDLNHLRPIPEAISPLNSPVRPVAKVLRIESPSQVPLYNNSHKDVFPLNSAHSTAKNQSDDINKENQKPTCKSDKCTEADSRKNSSTDELEEGEIISDNETSKPQESFEKGAKPRTSPQARNTKINPGRRKSTVHLDENNRKTSSVKIHQTNSKYSKTPSDSRRSSKTGKKDKTMSTSSLEKIVQIIAAPSSVREVMHMLRMIRKHVRKNYMKFKVKFSLIQFHRIIESAILNFTSLIRHLDLSKISKSETALQKNLCDIIESKLKQVKKNGIVDRLFEQQLPDMKKKLWKFVDEQLDYLFGKLKKMLVKFCDSMHFGSDSDEGKLEKTNKEKVQRSNCQKGNMENSSKEILKIKAPKSEDSVHFESLLGCKKSEEKHQDQNNSNMSTVKHGIKKSFNTCFDNIKNSQSKEPSLELNCPSTPKPGRIEGSTVEDAQASQHAALKPERSFEILTEQQASSLTFNLVSDAQMGEIFKSLLQGSDLLDGSVNGNEKSEWELKTPEKQLLESLKCESIPACTTEELVSGVVPPSPKMISDDNWSLLSSEKGPSLPSGLSLPVHPDVLDESCMFEVSTNIALSKDNTCSSEKSKSCISSILLEDLAVSLTVPSPLKSDGHLSFLKPEVLSISTPEEVISAHFSEDALLEEEDASEQDIHLALESDNSSSKSSCSSSWTGRSVAPGFQYHPNLPMHAVIMEKSNDHFIVKIRRAAPSTSPSLKQSIVADESLASLPGVGKEADEATEKEYISCQNSVFKPVDELEKSNKNVDGSRLANEDQNSVIQTQVPDIYEFLKDASGKVGDSNEVAGECFKLHQVWEPKVPESIEDLPPMEEMPQSVGDHLPDTYIDLTKDPVTETKNLGEFLEVTVLNIDHLGCSEGNLDRNAQILDSSLQLDTVGAFIDLTQDASSESKNEGNHSAVADGGLGCQVICIEEENCKEEKLPVANRPLESIVEEACIDLTTESPSPCEVKKDDLKSVPKSNSDSSELPGALDNAHKKRKNLSDLNHSSQKKQRKEITSRKKAKKITQDPGENDEAHQRKANKKRVSAVNKDPSSLKASPGMQDPSTAPATSPTSLSAKNVIKKKGEIIVSWTR, encoded by the exons CTTCTCCTCTTAATAATGACGAAGGCTCTTTGGACATATATGCTGGGTTGGACAGTGCTGTTTCTG acATTGCTTCCAAATCCTGTGTACCATCCAGAAATTGTTTGGATTTATATGAAGAGATCCTGACTGAAGAAGGAACTGCAAAGGAGGCAACATATAATGAT TTGCAAGTAGAATATGAAAAATGTCAGCTGCAAATGAAAGAACTGACGAGAAAGTATAAGGAAATACAGACACAG AATTTCAGCTTAAAAAGTGAAAATCAGTCTCTTAAGAAGAATATTTCAGCACTTATCAAAACTGCCAGGGTGGAAATAAACCGAAAGGATGAAGAaatcaataatcttcaccaaag ATTGTCTGAATTTCCACATTTTCGAAATAATCATAAAACTGCAAGGACATCAGatacaattaaaacaaaagatcTTAAATCCAGATCTCCTCATTTGGATGATTGTTCAAAGACTGATCCCAGAGTGAAAAGTGATGTTTCGAGAGATGTGCATCACAGCGCTTCGCTGCCAAACctgggaaaagaaggaaaatcacATTCTGAAAAAAGGAGCACTTCAGTTTTGCCACCATCGATCGAAAAACATTGTGCCAATGGCAGTTGGTCACGTTCCCATCATCAGGTCGGTGAGGGTAGCTCAAGTGAGGAtaatagaagagagaaaaaagatacaAGACATAACCAATACAGTGGAGGAACTGATAGAACACGAAAAGACTCTAGTGCTAGCTGTGGTGGTGGTGAACCGAGGAACATAGAGGCTAATCAAAGGCTACAGGGACGTCCTGAGAAATATGGTAAAGGTGAACCAAAAGCTGAAAGCAAAAATTCAAAGTTTAAAAGTAACACAAATTCGGATTATCAAAGTGAACACATTAGCTCTTCCTGGGACAAAGAGATGTCTAGAGAAAAGTCACACATTCGAGTAGAatctcaaaatgacaaaagacTGGAAAGACAAAGTGAAAGATCACAAAATATAAATAGAAAAGACTTTAAATCAcaggacaaagaagaaagaaaagttgaTCAAAAACCAAAATCAGTAGTAAAGGACCAGGATCATCGGAGGAGATCTGAACAAACATTGCTTCCTCATTCCAGGAATGAGATGACAAAATCTTTTCATAATTCAAGTAAATACCATCtggaagagagaagaggaagggaagaatgTAAAAGAGATAGGAATGTAAACAGTCATAGTTTTCAAGATGGAAGATGTTCATCTTTTCTTTCAAGCAGTAGAGCTTACAAACACATTGACTCCAAGGAAGCTGATGGTATACACCAGTGGGAAAATGCACCTTTAAAAGCAGAAAGGCATAGGACTGAAGATAAGAGGAAAAGAGAAcaagaaagcaaagaagaaaataggtatatgagaaatgaaaaaaaaacagctacGGAACATTTGCAGAAGGCTTTCaaagaaaccaagaaaaccacTACTGATTTAAAGAGACAGAATGAGGCAAAAAATGATAAAAGAGAAATTTCTAAAAGTGAAATTTCTGAAAGAGTGAATGACAAAGAACTTGCAGTTAAAGCTGAGAGTGgtccaaatgaaacaaaaaacaaagacttTAAGTTGAGCTTTATGGAAAAATTGAACTTAACTCTTTCTCCTGCTAAAAAGCAGCCAGTTTCTCAGGATAATCAGCATAAAATAACTGATACTCCCCGATCCAGTGGCATTTGTGATTTGCCGTCCTTGGTGCAGGCTAAAACAGTGACATGTGTTCCATCTGTTGGTGAACATGTCAcagaggaaaacaaatcaaaGTTACTAGAACCAAAGGATGCTCTTCCAGCAGCATCTGAACTCAGGACCAATATTCCAGaaagcaaaatggaaaaaaaaaacagtttgttAGCTAAATCTGTTGAGAATTCTATGCCATGTGATGTGCCACTTTGTGGTACAGAGACTTTCTTTTCAGCACCTGTGGAACTGGACCAAACAGAATCCTTATTTCCatcaacagaaatggaaaaaaccaTTGATAGTGCAAAGCCTGCTCCCAGGGTAATGGATGTATTACAAACAGTTGTTTCTCAAAACTTTGACTTGGAATTGGATACCAAAAGAAACGATGGTTTAaattcttgtggtatttctgaaagtatggaaacaaagatgaatttTTCAACAAAAATGGCTGAATCCAGCGAGAGCATTTTGCAGCCGTCAGTTGAAGGAGCTAGCATTTTGCCAGCAATCCTGTCAGAAGATGGTAACCCAAAATTAGAGCCTTCTTTTGTTGGCACACCACTTGAGAGTAAGTCTTGTCATATGGAGCCTTGCTTACCTAAAGACACTGTAGAATCTTCATTGCAGAAGGTGGAGTTAATGGACCACAGGATGGAAATTGGTGAAACAAACTCAGTATATCATGATGATGAGAACTCAGTTCTGAGCATTGACCTTAATCACTTGAGACCTATTCCGGAAGCCATCAGTCCTCTGAATAGTCCAGTGAGACCTGTGGCAAAAGTTCTTAGAATAGAAAGCCCATCTCAAGTTCCATTGTACAATAACAGCCATAAAG ATGTTTTTCCACTAAATTCAGCTCATTCTACCGCCAAGAATCAGTCTGATGATATCAATAAGGAAAATCAAAAGCCAACTTGCAAATCTGACAaatgtacagaagcagactcccgTAAGAATTCATCTACAGATGAATTAGAAGAAGGAGAAATTATAAGTGACAATGAAACATCTAAACCACAAGAAAGTTTTGAAAAAGGCGCCAAACCTAGAACTTCTCCTCAAGCGCGGAACACAAAGATTAacccaggaagaaggaaaagtactGTACATTTGGATGAAAATAACAGGAAAACATCTTCTGTAAAAATCCATCAGACCAACAGCAAATACAGTAAGACACCTAGTGACTCTCGCAGATCTTCAAAAACAGGGAAGAAAGATAAAACAATGAGTACTTCCAGCTTGGAAAAAATAGTTCAGATTATTGCTGCACCCTCTTCTGTACGAGAGGTTATGCACATGTTACGAATGATAAGAAAACATGTAAGGAAAAACTATATGAAATTCAAGGTAAAGTTTTCATTAATACAATTTCATAGAATTATTGAGTCAGCAATTTTGAATTTTACATCTCTAATTAGGCACCTTGATTTATCCAAGATCTCTAAGTCAGAGACTGCTTTACAGAAGAATCTCTGTGATATTATAGAATCTAAACTTAAGCAAGTTAAAAAGAATGGCATAGTTGATCGTTTATTTGAACAGCAACTACCAGATATGAAAAAAAAGCTGTGGAAATTTGTAGATGAGCAACTTGATTATTTGTTTGGAAAGCTTAAAAAAATGCTAGTAAAGTTTTGTGATTCCATGCACTTTGGAAGTGACAGCGATGAAGGAAAActtgaaaaaacaaataaagaaaaagtacAACGTTCAAATTGTCAGAAGGGGAATATGGAGAACTCCAGCaaagaaatactgaaaataaaagccCCCAAATCAGAAGACTCTGTTCATTTTGAGTCTTTACTAGGTTGTAAAAAATCTGAGGAAAAACACCAAGACCAAAACAACTCCAATATGAGCACAGTAAAGCATggcattaaaaaaagttttaataccTGCTTTGATaacataaagaactctcaatccAAAGAGCCCTCCTTGGAACTAAACTGTCCGAGCACCCCAAAGCCCGGAAGAATAGAAGGCAGCACTGTGGAAGATGCACAGGCATCCCAGCATGCGGCTTTGAAGCCAGAACGTAGTTTTGAAATTCTTACTGAACAGCAAGCATCTAGCCTTACTTTTAATTTAGTGAGTGATGCTCAGATGGGTGAGATATTTAAAAGTTTGTTGCAAGGTTCTGATCTTTTGGATGGCAGTGTTAATGGTAATGAAAAAAGTGAGTGGGAGTTAAAAACCCCAGAGAAGCAACTGCTAGAGAGTCTTAAGTGTGAATCTATACCAGCATGTACAACTGAAGAGCTAGTTTCAGGGGTGGTTCCTCCAAGTCCTAAAATGATTAGTGATGACAATTGGTCATTATTATCATCTGAAAAAGGGCCATCTCTGCCTTCAGGGCTTTCATTGCCAGTTCATCCTGATGTGTTGGATGAAAGCTGTATGTTTGAAGTGTCCACTAACATAGCTTTAAGTAAAGATAATACATGTAGTTCAGAAAAGAGCAAGTCCTGCATTTCTTCTATACTTCTTGAAGATctggcagtctctttaacagtaCCATCACCTCTGAAGTCAGATGGTCATCTCAGTTTCTTAAAGCCTGAGGTTTTGTCTATTTCAACTCCTGAAGAAGTTATTAGTGCCCATTTTAGTGAAGATGCCTTACTTGAGGAAGAGGATGCATCTGAGCAAGATATTCATTTAGCTTTGGAGTCTGATAATTCAAGCAGTAAATCAAGTTGTTCTTCATCATGGACAGGCCGGTCTGTTGCTCCTGGGTTTCAGTACCACCCTAATCTACCCATGCATGCTGTCATAATGGAAAAGTCCAACGATCATTTCATTGTGAAAATACGGCGTGCAGCACCATCTACCTCCCCTAGTCTTAAACAGAGTATTGTGGCCGATGAATCATTGGCATCTTTGCCTGGAGTGGGAAAAGAAGCTGAtgaagcaacagagaaagaatatATATCTTGTCAGAACTCGGTTTTTAAACCTGTGGATGAGTTGGAAAAATCCAACAAAAATGTTGATGGCAGTAGATTAGCTAACGAAGACCAGAACTCTGTGATACAAACACAGGTTCCTGATATATATGAATTTCTGAAGGATGCTTCAGGTAAAGTGGGTGATAGTaatgaagtggctggtgaatgTTTCAAATTGCATCAAGTATGGGAGCCAAAAGTGCCTGAAAGCATTGAGGATTTGCCTCCAATGGAAGAAATGCCACAGTCTGTTGGGGATCATCTTCCAGACACATACATAGACCTAACAAAAGATCCAGTCACTGAGACCAAAAACTTGGGAGAATTCTTGGAAGTGACAGTTCTAAATATTGATCATTTGGGATGTTCTGAAGGCAACTTGGATCGAAATGCTCAAATATTAGACAGTTCTTTACAGCTGGATACTGTAGGTGCTTTTATTGATTTGACACAAGATGCTTCAAGTGAGAGTAAAAATGAAGGTAACCATTCTGCTGTAGCTGATGGAGGTTTGGGGTGTCAGGTGATATGTATAGAGGAAGAGAACTGTAAGGAAGAAAAGCTGCCTGTGGCAAATAGGCCCTTGGAAAGCATTGTTGAGGAAGCTTGTATTGATTTGACCACAGAATCTCCCAGTCCCTGTGAAGTAAAAAAGGATGATTTAAAATCAGTGCCGAAATCAAATTCTGATAGTTCAGAGTTGCCTGGGGCTTTGGATAatgctcacaaaaaaagaaaaaacctttctGATCTAAATCATTCTTctcagaaaaaacaaagaaaggaaataaccagTAGGAAAAAGGCCAAGAAAATCACTCAGGATCCTGGAGAGAATGATGAAGCTCatcaaaggaaagccaataagaaaagAGTCTCTGCAGTAAATAAAGATCCCTCATCATTAAAAGCAAGCCCAGGGATGCAGGATCCATCCACAGCACCTGCCACTTCTCCCACAAGCCTTTCTGCAAAGaatgttattaaaaagaaaggagaaattatAGTTTCATGGACAAGGTAA